GATCTGTACGCACAGCGATGGCAAGTCGAGTTGGACATCCGTAGTCTGAAGCCCCACATGCAAATGGAACACCTGCGTTGCAAGAGTCCTTCGATGGTTCGCAAGGAGATCTACGCTCACATGATTTCGTACAATTTGATTCGAGACCTAATCGTGCGAACGGCGCTGCAATACTCAACAGCTCCCAAGTACCTCAGTCACACTGCGGCGGTTCAATCACTCAATGCGTTTTCGGAAAAGTTGCAAGCCGGAAGTTGCCGAATTGAGCAACTCGAAAGGGCGCTGTTGCAGTCGATCAGCAAGCATCGCGTTGGAGACCGAAAACCAAGAGTTCACCCTCGAGAAATCAAACGCCGCCCCAGTTCATACAAGCTAATGAATCGCCCCCGACACGCCGCCCGAAGCTCTGCAGCGTGAACAACTTACGTCTTAACCACGCGACATTCAGGCCTGCCCCCTTTTTCGCTTTCCAGTGGAACGCTTAGCTGTGGGAATGGTTTGCCGCTGATCAATCTCTCCTGCGAAGCGATACGTTTCGGCTGCGGCCTGCATCACTCTCGTTTGTCCGTCTATCCACGATCAAGACGCCGCAAAGCATCCACAAATCCCGGTCCGCAGCCTTTTACGCGGTATCGCCCATCTGAAACCTTCACCGCTTTAAACGGTTTCGCAAGCATCACCAAAATAATCGCCGGCGCGAGCAAGATCGAAGTAAAGAACAGAATCGATGCGACTCTATCGAGACCGAGCAAGAAGATCACAATCATTGCAAACGCTACCACAATCGCGCCAATTCCCGTCAGTGTCTTCCGCAACGCAAATTTCGCTCTCGCGTTCTCGCTAAGCCCGACACAGATGTGGCATTTCTTCGAAATGGAGTGGCTAGCCAGCAGCATAAAAGGGATGCCCAGTGGACCAAGAAAAATCAGCCACAGCAAATAGGGCGGACTGTAAACCAACTCAATCCACTGCATTTCAGCCGCACTGACTGCCTTTCCCGTTTTCATGCAAATTGGGGGAAGAACTGCATCCGGCACAACCCACAATTTTCCATATTGAATCGCCCACGTCCCAGCTTCCGATCCACTTCCAATTGGAATCGAGTGGCTCACACTGCTCGGTGCAACAAACGGGGTGGTGCAAGCCAACTGTGAGGTTGGAAATTGCTTGACGTCAGCCGCAGACAGATGCAAAGAATCGAACATCGTGTCGTCTACGGGAGGGAAGGGCGAGACGTGCGGACCTGTGGTCGTCGAATCCGCCGTACGCGGCTTTCGCAAACGCACATGACAACTTGGGCACACGATGATTTCCTTGCCGGAAGTTTCAATACCCATAAGCACTGTTTGACATTTCGGACACTTCACGGTCTCGATCTCTCTGGTTGGGTACAGTCGGCCAGGTAGCAACGCCTGAGTTGAGCATTTCCTGATTGCTATTGGTTGAAAATGGCGTCCGTGTCCCAACGCGTGCTGTGAGCTTGGACACCAAATGTCTCACCAGGAACAGACGCCATGGAGCGTGGCCTATCAGATCAATCGATTCACTCAAGCGACAGTTCGGTTGCGGTGTCTTTGCTAGATACTAGGCTAGGTCTCCAGTTTTCAAGTCGCGATTGTACTCGATGCCGTTGATGGCTTGGCAGGACGGTTTGGATTCCTGCATTCTCGATTCGGCTCGGCAAACCAAGTTGGACGCGCTGTTGGGGCGCGACATTCCAAATCGCTCTGAACGACTGGCGATCGTTTCGCCGGTCCAACGTCGACACAACAGTGCCGCTATTTCGCGACCGATCGCAAGGCTGCAAAAGCCAACGCACTCCGCAGCAGGAATACCGCGTACAGCGTTGTTTCTTCGATGACCTGCGCAGCCGTGACCGCCTTGAGACCGTGAGTTGTTTGACCGTTTCTCAGAAGAGATCCCGCGGGACGTCGTGATGGGTAACCATCACTCGTTACCGCCAAAAGCTGAGGTGCTGGTCGGCAAATGTGAATGCGGTGGACGCTTTCGCTCTGATTCATCGCTACGCTGCCCGACTTACAAGTCCAGACAAGAAAAGGGGAGCGGGGTCTTTTATTCTCGAAGCCGGAACACGGGCGTCCGAGAACGCCCGTCGAAGCGGTTGACTTTTACACGAACGCTACGACGCCTGCTTCTTTCGTCGGCGGTAGCTGCTGGCAGCGACAACGATGGCACCGAAGCCGAAGTTCGCGAGCAAGGAGGGCTCGGGTACCGCAACTGTCGGCGTCATCAAAAACGCTCTCTGTTGTCCGTTGAGTTCGCCATACCCAGTGATCTGGCCGTTGTTATTGATCGCCTGAGCTGAGGTCAACGTCCAGCCCGAAGCGACGGGGATGAGAGCGTTTAGGTTCAGCATCGACGTGCCGTCGAAGAGGAAGGCGTGATACGCAGCATCGCCTGTCGTACTCGCGAGCCCCACGACCTGTCCCGAGTCGTTAATTCCATGGCCATAGCTAAAAGTTCCGCCGAGCGTCCCCAGATCCTGCATCGTCGTGCCGTTGTACAGAAAGGCGTGCTGCGCAGCATCGCCTGTCGTATACGCGGCACCCGTGACCTGTCCCGAATTGTTAATTCCATTGCCAAGACTATTCGTTCCGCCGAGCGTCCCCAGGTCCTGCATTGATGTGCCGTTGTATAGAAAGGCGTGTTGCGCAGCATTACCTGTCGTATGCGCGCCACCCGTGACCTGCCCTGAGTTGTTGATCCCCCTGCCATCGCTATAAGTTCCGCCGAGCGTCCCCAGATCCTGCATCGTCGTGCCGTTGTACAGAAAGGCGCGAGACGCAGCATTGCCTGTCGTATCCGCGACCCCCGTGACGTGCCCCGAGTTGTTGATGCCCCTGCCATCGCTGTATGTTCCGCCGAGCGTCCCCAGGTCCTGCATCGTTGTGCCATCGTACAGAAAGGCATGATACACAAGATTGCCTGTCGTATACGCGCCCGTGACCTGTCCCGAGTTGTTGATTCCGTAGCCGTAGCTAGAAGTTCCGCCGAGTGTCCCCAGGTCCTGCATCGATGTGCCGTTGTACAGACTGGCATGCTGCGCAGCATCGCCTGTCGTATTCGCGGCCCCCGTGACCTGTCCCGAATTGTTGATTCCATAGCCGTAGCTAGAAGTTCCGCCGAGTGTCCCCAGGTCAGTGACTACATAGGCTGCCTGCACATGATCCGCCGCTGCAGTTAGCAGCATCAAGCAGGCAACGCCGATTATTGAGTGAAGTGTCATTGATTGGCTCCCAAAACGACCGAGTTAAAGTTGAAGTTGGGACAAGAGACGGGGAGTCTTTAATGCGGATGAAGGAAGAAGAAAGCTGATCAGATTTGAACTGGCTGAGCGAATCTTTATTCCGCAGCTACGCACTTCGCGAGACTATCAGTGTCCCGAACGCCTCCGCGATTCTTCTCTTCTCTTCTCTGCCCCTGCGCGCTTCAAACCCAGTCGGGGAATTTTTCAACGCTTAGGAAGGAAGCTGGTCAGAACAAGTCAGATCGCGTCTGTTTTACGGCTTCGATCGATGTCGTTTTTCATCGGCGGATCGTTGACCGCTTGGCCGATCGAATAGGCCAGACGTCCGATCATGGCAAAGTACGTGAACGCGATTCCGATCACCGCAACAATCGCAATCACGGCACCGACAGGCGGCGACATGGTGCTCAGTGCGGCCAGCAACAGGAACAGACAAACGAACAACAAGCCGCTGCTGAAATAGAAACCGCCCCAAGATTCTTGGCACTTGGTAACGCTGCGCGCGACCTCGGCCGAAAACGGCACTAAGGGACTGCCCATGTCCAGCATCGAAAGCAACACAAACGGAAACAACGTGTAGACCGAAAACATTGTGATCGCGACGCTGATCAAGTTTTGGCCAAACACAAATGAACACGCCATCCAAACTGGAATGAAAGCGACGCCGGCTGCCGCGAACGCGACGAACAACGTGCCCAGCCATCCGAACGGATCGAACGTTGGCCATTCGCTGACATGGTCTTCTTGGTTGGCGACCGATTGCATGATTGCAAAGCCGCATCCGACGACCATCCCGCCCATGATAAATCCGCCAACGATCAACGCGAGCCGCAAGATCGAGATGTCGGTCGACAAGATAAAGAACGCTGGCACCGAAGCTAACACTGACAAAACGATCCAGTGCATCACGACGCCCGAATCCGTAAAGACACCAAACACGTCCTTCAACCACTGCACCAAGTCAGGCTGGTCTTCATACTTGTGCGGGCCGCTTACGGTTTCTTCGCGCGCCGCTTCGTCCAACAGTGCAGTCGCTGATTTTGTGTACGGATCGGGACGACGATCGGCAATCTGGCTCTCTTCAAACTGGAACGACGCCGCTTCGTCCATGTTGATTTCCACCTTCTTTTGAATCTTCGGTGGTGGCGGAACGACGATAGCCGAGTGGCAATCGGGGCACTTGATTGTCTTGCCCGCCTGACTCGCTTTGGCATGCGTCACCGAACTGCAGATGTTGCAGTGGACGCGGTATTCGTTTTGGTGAGTCGGTGCAGCCAACTCAGCGGGCTTACCGCCTGCCGCACCGGCCGCTTTCGTCGATGTCGCAACGATTGGCTTGGGAATCGATTCGACTTCGGCGGTAAAGTCATCCAGCTCGCTCGTAAATTCAGCCAGCAACGCTTCGTCATCGGGACTGAATTTCGAATTCGACACCGCCGGCTTGGCGGAGGCATTGAACTGTTCCGGCAATTTCAAGTCGCCCAGGTCGACGGCATCGAAGTCAACATCATCAAACGGCAATGATCCACCATTGTTTGATTTCGATGCGGGCTTCGCCGACATCCCAGGCGTGTTTGAATTCGCGGTTTCAGAACTCGCAGCCGCAGGCTTCGTCGCGACCGGCTTCGCTGCAACCGGCTTAGCTGTGACTGGCTTCGCCGCGACGGGATCGTCGTCCAGTTTTAGCCAATCGTCATCATCATTTTCTGACGCTGCCAATCCGGGTGCCAAGAATGGCTTCTCGCAGTGGGGACATGTCACTCGCTTCCCAGCCGCATCGTCGGCAACTGAAACCGATCCGTGGCACCGGGGACATTGAAGGGCAAGCGGCATGGCGAGACGAACAGGGTTTTGAGAAAATGACGAGAACACACACCAAGAATAGTCCTGGCGCAGCCAAAAGAGCATCGAGGGTCATTTTATCCAGTTCGCCCCCACGCGACACTGTCGCAAGTTTCTTTTATACAGACTGGAAAGAAACGTTTCGAGCGCGTCGTCCCCAATGAAGCCACATGATCGTTAACGCCTACAGCACGCTTTGCGAATTGACCGAAATCGATTTCGCTCACCAGGATTCCGAGCATCGCGACCGCACCGATTCGAGCCTCGTCCCGCATTTGGGCGAAATGATGGGCGTGGCCTGCAACCGAGGTGCACGAGAAATGTCTTCGACGCTGTACGCAGTGATGCGGCATCTGGAACGAACTCGTCACCATTTCCGGTTCGAAGTCAATCACAACGACATGGACGATTTGGCGGTCTGGGGCTGGAAATCGAATTCCATTTTCACCTTTTCCGACCGCTCCTTCCGTGACCCGGCCGGCCGAATTCTGGTTCATGACGAAACCGGCGAAGCCGAAGGCAACGCAACGATTCCGTACCCGATCGATGCGATCGAGCGAATGGCAGACACTCGACAAGCCTTGGCGGCGATGCATATTCCAACATCGCCCGATCTGCCGCCGGTGGTCGGAGCAGGCGAAGTCACGATGCGCGACGACGAAACGATCGGCTGGCGAACGCTGGCACTGTTTATCGTCGCGGTGCGTGCCGAGTCACTGGCTGCGGGTAAACCGATCACCGCGGCGCAGCTGAAAATGAAGTCACCGATGGCATTCGAAGCCCTTTCGCCTGCCGAACGCGAATTCATCGAAACCGAAAACCCTGATCCTCAGTTGGTCGTCAACTTTGCCTGGCGGTACGAAGCGTTGTACCTGCTGCAGTGGGCGCTGGGGCTACACAGCGAGCTTTCCTTTGCCAATGAGATTTGTGATGTTCCGCACGTTGCCGAAACCATGGTTTCTCGGCCCGACCGGGAAATCGTCACGTCGGCCAGACTGAGACCAACGAACCAGATCCTCGACGCGCTCGATACCAACACACGCCTGCTGTGGGCGGCCCGGGCTGCGGCAATGGGCACCGAAAAGGACCAAGCAGGTCTCGACGGCGGCGTGCTGAGCGAGCGGCAGCATGCCCTCAACTGGCTGACCCAGTTCAGCGGCGCTGCCTGGGATGAAGTCGACACACCGACCTAAATCGCCCATTCACCGGTGGTACACGCAAAGGCAAATGGAACATTAGCCCGCTAAAATCACGTTTTAGCGTTTAATCGTTAAAAGCTACCACCAATTTTCCCGATTGATTTAAGGTTGACGATTATGCCGGACGATACAGACGGTGTGACGCAGATCTTCCAGCCTGACGGGCCGGCAGTGACGTATCGGCTGCTTGTTGGTTCGAATTGCAACTGCGATCTTGACGCCCCTGAAACGGCGACTTAGACTCTAACGAGTGTTAAGTTGAAAGTATCAAAGGGTTTACAACGATCGCCGCAGTTTAGCCGGCGGCAGTTCTGGGAGTCAGAGTGACCAAAAAAGACATCGTGCGAACGATCTCGGAAGAGGTTGGGCTGACTCAGCAACAGACGAAAGAAATTGTTCAGAAGACCTTTGACGCGATTATCGAGTCCTTGGTACGAGAACAACGGATCGAGCTGCGGAATTTCGGCGTTTTCGAGGTCAAACCTCGTGCCGCTCGAAAGGCTCGCAACCCGCGGACCGGGGAACAGGTCGATGTGCCGCGAAAGCACGTCGTCACCTTCAAACCGGGTAAGCACATGGAAGCAAAGGTGCGAGAGTTGGACGAGGCGGAGATTCGCCGGATCATAGACACTCAATCCGAACCTGCTTCAACACCAACGAAAAACACTCCCGACGACCCCACTCTGCCCGGCGGAAACGCTGCCCCGAGCGGTCGGTGGGACAACGACTGAGAAGCGAACCGTTCACGGAGGAACGATCGATGCGACGCCTGATCCAATTGACGCTGCTTGCCGCTTGCTTGACGACCACGGTCGGATGCTTCGTGCCGATTTACTCGGCTCGCCCAGAACGCCGGATCCAGCAGTTGCTGTACACGTCGGAAGACATGCGTTCGGTCGTCGAAGAATGGGAACGCTTCTGGTTCCTTGACGCACCGAGCCACCTGACACCAATCCGGACGCACGGCGGCATTCTGTAATAGGCGCGATCCGAATCGGACCTATTCGAACTGCTTTCTTGGCCGATCTGTCATCCTGCCCGAACAGAGAAACAGGCCGGACAAAGAAACAGGCCGGACAAAAAAATAACCCCGCCAAAGCTTGGTGGGGCTATTTTTGTGTTGATTCACGTCTTTGATGCAGACATGGAGCGAAGAACGCCCCGCGAGACGCGTCCCTTGCCGGTCCGGCTAGCTACAACCCATGCTGTTACCACAGTTGTGACAAAGATAGCAGTTGCCGTTTCGCACGGTGATGCTGCCGCAATTGTCACAGCTCGGCGCGTCAATCTGGAAACTTGCGAACTGGTCGCCCTGATTGCCACCCGCTGCGTCGGTTTTCGCGTGGCTATCGGCATGACCGTTCGTTGGGCTCGCTGAATGCCCATTTCCGTTGACCAAACCGGATCCGCCCAGTGACGATCCGCCCAGTGACGATCCGCTTGGGGCCGATTCGCCCATCGCAGCCATCAAGGTTGCCCGTTCGGCAAGTGCGACGGCCGCACCGGCGTCTTCGCGAAGCCCTTCCATCACCGAGCTGGTGTTGACCGCTGCGTTAGCGACCGCGTCATTACCGCCGTTGGTGCCTTCGCGAGCAGGCATGTTGTCATAGCCGCTCATGAAAGTCAGGCCCAACCAGCGAGCGATATAATCGACCACGCTCTTGGCGATGCGGATGTCTTTGTTTGACGTGTGGCCCATGGGTTCGAATCGGGTGTGACTGAACTTGTTGACCAACACTTCAAGCGGCACGCCGTACTGCAACGCGATCGAAAGCGCGGTGCCGAAGCTGTCCATGATGCCGCCGATCGTTGATCCTTCTTTGGCCATCGTGATGAAGATCTCACCCGGACGCCCGTCCGGATACAGACCGACGCACAGGTAACCTTCATGACCAGCGATCGTGAACTTGTGAGTCACGCTTTGGCGGGTGTCAGGCAACCGTTCGCGGCGCGGCTTATAGACGATCTTCTCGACCGTTTCGGTAACGACCTTGGCGGCTTCGCCAGCGGCCTTGCCTTCTTCGCTTTGCGTGTTGAGCGGTTGCGATTGCTTGCTGCCGTCGCGGTAAATCGCGATCGCCTTCAATCCCAGTTCCCAACCCCAGAAGTACGCACTGGCGATGTCTTCCGGCGTCACGTCGTTCGGCATGTTGACGGTCTTGCTGATCGCACCCGACAAGAATGGCTGAGCCGCCGCCATCATCGTGATGTGTGCTTGCCAGCGAATGCTGCGAATCCCGTTGGCCGGTTGGAACGCACAATCAAACACCGACAAATGCTCTGGTGCAAGTTCCGGTGCGCCTTCGATCGTGTCGTTCGTGTCGATGAACGCCAAGATGACCTCGACTTGGTCAGCCGTGTAGCCAAGATTCTCGAGCGCCAATCGAACGGTCCGGTTCACGATCTTCAGCATTCCACCGCCGGCGAGCTGCTTGTACTTGACCAAGGCGATGTCTGGCTCGATCCCGGTCGTGTCGCAATCCATCATGAAGCTGATCGTTCCGGTCGGTGCCAGAACGGTCGCTTGGGCATTTCGGAAACCGAACTTCTGGCCAATTTCCAGCACGTCGTCCCAAAGCTTCTGAGCCGCGGCCTTTAGCTCGGCAGGACCATCGTCGTTGATATGGTCGCACGCCTCGCGGTGCATCCGCATCACGTTGTTCATTGGCACTTGGTTGTCGTAGTAACCATCAAACGGACCAACCACCGACGCAAGCTCGGCACTGGTACGGTTTGCTTCGCCGTGCAACAGAGCCGTCAGCGAACCGCAGACGCCACGAGCCGCATCAGAATCGTAAGCCAACCCGCTGGTCATCACGACACTGCCAAGATTCGAATAACCTAGGCCGAGTGGACGATAGCGGTGGCTGTTTCGTGCGATTGGCTCGGTCGGATAGCTGGCGTGATCGACCAAAATCTCTTGCGCGATGAAGAACAAACGGCTGGCCGCACGGAAACGTTCGGTGTGGAACGAACCATCCGCCGACATGAACTTCATCAAATTGATGCTGGACAAGTTGCACGCCGTGTCGTCCAAGAACATGTACTCGCTGCACGGATTCGACGCGTTGATCGCACCGCTGTTGGGGCAAGTGTGCCACTTGTTGATCGTCGTGTCGTACTGAACACCCGGGTCGCCACAGTTCCATGCGCACTCGGCCATCTTGTTCAACAATTCTTTGGCGTCGTACGACGGCGGCGTTCCCTTGGCCTTGTCGGAAATCCAACGAGTCTGGAACGATTGGCCTGCGCGAACGGCGTCCATGTAATCGTCAGTCAATCGCACCGACAGGTTTGCGTTTTGGAAACAAACGCTGCTGTAAGCTTCGCCGTTGAAGTTCGATTCGTAACCTTCACGGATCAGTGCGTGAGCCTTTTGTTCTTCATTCCACTTACACTCGATGAACTCCAACACATCTGGGTGCCAGACCTTCAACGATTGCATCTTGGCGGCGCGACGAGTCTTGCCGCCGCTCTTCACGACGCCTGCGATCGAGTCGTAAACCTTCATGAACGAAAGCGGGCCCGACGGTGTACCGCCGCCCGACATGCGTTCGCGCTGGGACCGAATGGTCGACAAGTCAGTGCCGGTGCCGCTGCCGAACTTGAACAACATCGCTTCGCTGAAAGCCAGCCGCATGATGTCTTCCATGTTGTCATCGACGCTTTGGATGAAACATGCTGAACCTTGCGGGTACTCATAAGAGTTATCCGGTTGATCGACACAGCCTTGGGCCGCGTTCCAGCGCCAGTTGCATTTCGATCCGGACACACCGTACTGGGCATGCAGACCGACGTTGAACCAGACCGGACTGTTGAAAGCACCGTGCTGGTGCAAGCACAACCAAGTCAGTTCGCGATAGAACCGGTCGCCGTCTTCGGGGGTATCAAAGTAGCCGTCGGCCAACCCCCAGTCCGTGATCGTACGAGTCACGCGGTGGATCAACTGCCGAACACTCTTTTCGCGTTCGCCATCGTTGCTGGGGTCGCCGTAGAAGTACTTCGAGACGACGACGTTGGTGGCCAATTGGCTCCACGCAGCCGGGATCTCGCAATCGGTTTGCTCGAACAGAGCCTTCCCGCTCTCGTCTTTGATCGCCGCACTACGCAGTTCCCACTGAGTCGATTCGAATGGTGATTGGCCGTTCTCGGGACAAAAGACCGTGTCGATCTTCAATCCATGCTGGCCGGTTCGCTGCAAGGTTCCGAAACGAGCTTGCGCGTACTCGACGCCATGTTCCGAGTTCACTTTTTCAATTGCCGGATCACCCGAAAGGTTTTCGTTGGCGTTCTGAGACTGATCGCGTGCAGACAGGACCGTAGCCATAACTTTGAGACTCCTTGAGGGTCATCCGTGGTTTGGTGATCGCCGCCAAGATTCGCTAGTTTTCCTTGCGAAGCGGCATCCACCAACAATGTTAGTTTGCTGAAGCTGAAGATGTACAACCGTCGCCCATCGAGGTCACGTGCCTGGACCACCTATCCGGAGGAGCTTGCAGCGAAAAGCTTGCGGCAGCACCGAAGAGGTAAGGTTTCCCCAATCGTTAATGAAGGCACTACCTGTAGTAACTTCTAGACACAGAAGTCACTACATGTGGACGTCAGGGGCGTGATCGTACCGATTGCCACCCGCATGTCAAACTTGTTTTCGATGTTACCGTTAAGTCGTTGAAGGCTATCGGTTTACGTGACTCTGATTCAGCGCTCTCAGCTCGGATCCATAGACATCGTCATCGACCTAACTCGATTACTGATTAAGACTTAGTGAAGTTTGATAGCTATTTAACCTAGCGATCGAAAAAGGGTTCGGATTCTGGAAAATATCACGCCTCACCCGCCAGGAATGTCAAACTGGGATAGATGGGAGTCTTACAGGCCGTCGCGGTGTGCTGACACCCGGTTGCCGCGTCGAAACGTTGCCACCAAGATACGTTTGGACACTGCTTCAAATGCCTTCTTTCGTGAAGCCTCCGTCCCCCTAATCCCCCCTCACTTAGAGACGAAACATGGACGAGTTGATTGCACAACTAACCGGAAAACTTGGAATCGACGAATCGGTTGCCAAAGCAGCCACCGGAAAAGCTTTGGCGATGGTCAAGCAACACGCCGGCGACGATCTG
The DNA window shown above is from Rubripirellula reticaptiva and carries:
- a CDS encoding DUF3466 family protein; the encoded protein is MTLHSIIGVACLMLLTAAADHVQAAYVVTDLGTLGGTSSYGYGINNSGQVTGAANTTGDAAQHASLYNGTSMQDLGTLGGTSSYGYGINNSGQVTGAYTTGNLVYHAFLYDGTTMQDLGTLGGTYSDGRGINNSGHVTGVADTTGNAASRAFLYNGTTMQDLGTLGGTYSDGRGINNSGQVTGGAHTTGNAAQHAFLYNGTSMQDLGTLGGTNSLGNGINNSGQVTGAAYTTGDAAQHAFLYNGTTMQDLGTLGGTFSYGHGINDSGQVVGLASTTGDAAYHAFLFDGTSMLNLNALIPVASGWTLTSAQAINNNGQITGYGELNGQQRAFLMTPTVAVPEPSLLANFGFGAIVVAASSYRRRKKQAS
- a CDS encoding zinc ribbon domain-containing protein gives rise to the protein MPLALQCPRCHGSVSVADDAAGKRVTCPHCEKPFLAPGLAASENDDDDWLKLDDDPVAAKPVTAKPVAAKPVATKPAAASSETANSNTPGMSAKPASKSNNGGSLPFDDVDFDAVDLGDLKLPEQFNASAKPAVSNSKFSPDDEALLAEFTSELDDFTAEVESIPKPIVATSTKAAGAAGGKPAELAAPTHQNEYRVHCNICSSVTHAKASQAGKTIKCPDCHSAIVVPPPPKIQKKVEINMDEAASFQFEESQIADRRPDPYTKSATALLDEAAREETVSGPHKYEDQPDLVQWLKDVFGVFTDSGVVMHWIVLSVLASVPAFFILSTDISILRLALIVGGFIMGGMVVGCGFAIMQSVANQEDHVSEWPTFDPFGWLGTLFVAFAAAGVAFIPVWMACSFVFGQNLISVAITMFSVYTLFPFVLLSMLDMGSPLVPFSAEVARSVTKCQESWGGFYFSSGLLFVCLFLLLAALSTMSPPVGAVIAIVAVIGIAFTYFAMIGRLAYSIGQAVNDPPMKNDIDRSRKTDAI
- a CDS encoding HU family DNA-binding protein, with amino-acid sequence MTKKDIVRTISEEVGLTQQQTKEIVQKTFDAIIESLVREQRIELRNFGVFEVKPRAARKARNPRTGEQVDVPRKHVVTFKPGKHMEAKVRELDEAEIRRIIDTQSEPASTPTKNTPDDPTLPGGNAAPSGRWDND
- a CDS encoding transposase gives rise to the protein MALGDAARDLGRKRHKRAAHVHHRQQHKREQRVDRKHRDRDAEQRGLTRMPRGRKGYKQGSCDQIVAYHKPAYRSVWMSKEEFDDLDDFVLVRHLRYCVKQKGFRVRHVVLATTLLDASEYSVEDLADLYAQRWQVELDIRSLKPHMQMEHLRCKSPSMVRKEIYAHMISYNLIRDLIVRTALQYSTAPKYLSHTAAVQSLNAFSEKLQAGSCRIEQLERALLQSISKHRVGDRKPRVHPREIKRRPSSYKLMNRPRHAARSSAA
- a CDS encoding DUF4272 domain-containing protein — encoded protein: MIVNAYSTLCELTEIDFAHQDSEHRDRTDSSLVPHLGEMMGVACNRGAREMSSTLYAVMRHLERTRHHFRFEVNHNDMDDLAVWGWKSNSIFTFSDRSFRDPAGRILVHDETGEAEGNATIPYPIDAIERMADTRQALAAMHIPTSPDLPPVVGAGEVTMRDDETIGWRTLALFIVAVRAESLAAGKPITAAQLKMKSPMAFEALSPAEREFIETENPDPQLVVNFAWRYEALYLLQWALGLHSELSFANEICDVPHVAETMVSRPDREIVTSARLRPTNQILDALDTNTRLLWAARAAAMGTEKDQAGLDGGVLSERQHALNWLTQFSGAAWDEVDTPT
- a CDS encoding vitamin B12-dependent ribonucleotide reductase, giving the protein MATVLSARDQSQNANENLSGDPAIEKVNSEHGVEYAQARFGTLQRTGQHGLKIDTVFCPENGQSPFESTQWELRSAAIKDESGKALFEQTDCEIPAAWSQLATNVVVSKYFYGDPSNDGEREKSVRQLIHRVTRTITDWGLADGYFDTPEDGDRFYRELTWLCLHQHGAFNSPVWFNVGLHAQYGVSGSKCNWRWNAAQGCVDQPDNSYEYPQGSACFIQSVDDNMEDIMRLAFSEAMLFKFGSGTGTDLSTIRSQRERMSGGGTPSGPLSFMKVYDSIAGVVKSGGKTRRAAKMQSLKVWHPDVLEFIECKWNEEQKAHALIREGYESNFNGEAYSSVCFQNANLSVRLTDDYMDAVRAGQSFQTRWISDKAKGTPPSYDAKELLNKMAECAWNCGDPGVQYDTTINKWHTCPNSGAINASNPCSEYMFLDDTACNLSSINLMKFMSADGSFHTERFRAASRLFFIAQEILVDHASYPTEPIARNSHRYRPLGLGYSNLGSVVMTSGLAYDSDAARGVCGSLTALLHGEANRTSAELASVVGPFDGYYDNQVPMNNVMRMHREACDHINDDGPAELKAAAQKLWDDVLEIGQKFGFRNAQATVLAPTGTISFMMDCDTTGIEPDIALVKYKQLAGGGMLKIVNRTVRLALENLGYTADQVEVILAFIDTNDTIEGAPELAPEHLSVFDCAFQPANGIRSIRWQAHITMMAAAQPFLSGAISKTVNMPNDVTPEDIASAYFWGWELGLKAIAIYRDGSKQSQPLNTQSEEGKAAGEAAKVVTETVEKIVYKPRRERLPDTRQSVTHKFTIAGHEGYLCVGLYPDGRPGEIFITMAKEGSTIGGIMDSFGTALSIALQYGVPLEVLVNKFSHTRFEPMGHTSNKDIRIAKSVVDYIARWLGLTFMSGYDNMPAREGTNGGNDAVANAAVNTSSVMEGLREDAGAAVALAERATLMAAMGESAPSGSSLGGSSLGGSGLVNGNGHSASPTNGHADSHAKTDAAGGNQGDQFASFQIDAPSCDNCGSITVRNGNCYLCHNCGNSMGCS